The genome window taagtaaaaaaatataaataatgatgcaggtaaaatgatatatatttaatttatagtgGTTTAAATGAGTCGCCGATGAAAATGATGGCCGAGTGAGATATTTTGATGTGGTCATGTTGATATAAAACTCAAACATAAACCATACAAAATAATTTACCAAAGAACTTAGAAGAACCCCGGCCCAAAAGCTCTATGACAAAGCCCAATAACCCTTGTCCCTCGTCCAAGTCACGTCTCCTTCAACTAAACCCTGAAccctaatctctctctctccctctctctctctcacacacacacttcGACAATGTATCGCTTCGCCACCAAGCTCGCTTCCAAATCTCTGTAAGTATACTCAGTCACAACACACAGAGTGACATTTTTTCTTCCAAATTAAGCtcctaattaatttaataatttttttgataattttgttttgtaGGATCGCTAAGAACGCTAATCAACAGGTAAATGAACTTAATTCTtaataatttcttctttttttcaattttttgtgttttttaaatttttttggggAATGTGTGATTGTAGTTTGCTAGTAGACTGGCTTGGAGTCGCAATTATGCTGCGAAAGATATTAAATTTGGCGTCGAAGCTCGAGCGATGATGCTTCGAGGTGTGGAGGAGCTTGCTGATGCTGTTAAAGTTACCATGGGGCCTAAAGTATGTAATTTTTCGATTCTTACTGATTTTTCGTGTTTTTTTAACAGGTCACGGACTCACGTAGACGTCGTTTTGAAGAATTGGGGTATTAGTTTTCCGTGTTTGTATCTAGTTAGTGTAGGAGTAATTAGGTTTGTTATTGTTTCCTTCATTGTAGATGCACCTAGGTTAATGTAGTGCAAGTGTGGATTGTGGGTAATGATATACTGTGGTTATTGGTGGGGCGGCGGAAATTAGTTCAATAATAGTAAGTTCCAATGGTTAATGATACAGTCAGTTTAATTCTAGCTTAATTTTCAGTCAAAGTCActacaaaatttaaattgaagTAGTATTCTTATTTAAGAATTTGGACTAATCTACATCGATATCTTCTTTTTAGTTCGCGTAGACAAAAGCTTTGCGAATCAGAATGAGTTTCGAGTATATATTTCTTTGTTTCAGAGATTCATTgagttcattttttttcttgatttcaTCTTTTTACTAATTTAACTCAGTCCCAGATTATATAAATGGACTGCTATTGGAATAGGTCGAAAAGTGATTAATATCAATCACATTGTTCCATAACATTGAATAACTATTTGCGTTTAATGTTTATAGTATAGTGAAAGATTTTACAGggatattttatatatcatgCTCTTTTTATCTGTATAAGAGGAAGGGAGCAGGATTTGGTTCTTGTTGCCATCGTAATGTATTTTACTTTTCTCGCTGATTTTCTGTTAGGGGCGCAATGTTGTTTTGGAACAAAGTTACGGGGCTCCTAAAGTGACAAAAGACGGTGTCACTGTTGCAAAGAGTATTGAGTTTAAAGATAGAGTGAAAAATGTTGGTGCTAGCCTTGTAAAGCAGGTTGCCAATGCTACAAATGATGTTGCAGGGGATGGTATGATAGTCAACTAAGTTTATATTTAAAGCAAATACTGCTACTTACCAGATAATTTATTTGAGTGAAACCCTGGGCAATATTATGTCTTGAGTGAATATAGCTAATGGTCAAGTGGTTTGTTTACATGCCTTTAGGTACCACCTGCGCCACAATCCTAACGCGTGCAATATACTCAGAAGGGTGCAAATCTGTGGCAGCAGGAATGAACGCAATGGATCTCAGACGTGGAATCAATATGGCTGTTGATGCTGTTGTCACAAACTTGAAGAGCAGAGCACGGATGATCAGTACATCTGAGGAAATAGCTCAGGTTGGTACTTTTTAGCTCGAAGGAGTATTGTAATAGATATTGGGAGGTTTTGTGGTTGTCGATTTTTCCTATACATGCTCAGGTCAAGTGCAAGGAAGCAATTATACATTAACCGTAATTTTTGTTTCCTTTATCGTGTATTAAAAGGTTGGCACAATATCAGCAAATGGAGATAGAGAAATTGGGGAACTCATTGCCAAGGCCATGGAAAAAGTCGGCAAAGAGGGGGTTATTACCATTGCTGTAAGTGTTCTCTTAATATTTTTCCTCAAGTTCAATGTTAATTAACATTTTGAATTTATCCGATAGATAATATTGTAGGATTTCAAATGTGTTATCCTGATTTGGCCAGTTTGAGCTGTTATATCTCCAATTGGTCACTGTCATGCACAATAATTGCAAATTACGATAGTCTGTTGTGTAACTACTAACGAGATACCCGCTAGTGAACgtcatttattatgctttcctTGGTGTTCCCTTAAATGCAATCTGACATGTTTCTTATTATATTCTATTTCTTTTGTTCAGTATGATAGTAGCTTGATACCTGTTGTTTAAGTTGGGAGTACTAACTATACACTCTTGTCTAAATCAgtaattcatatttattttgagtTTTGGATACAAGTCCCTATTTTCTACTCTATAGAGCCACTGTCTGTGACTTCATTTTTTGGTTACCTTTGCCCATACAAGACCAATTGTACGAGACTTCTGTTTCAGAGATTTTGTTTAAACTTTTCTCTGTATTTATTCTCTATGTGAAACCGTTTCAGGATGGGAAAACTCTATACAATGAACTAGAAGTGGTTGAGGGAATGAAGCTGGACAGAGGCTACATTTCTCCTTATTTCGTAACCAATCCCAAAAACCAAAAATGTGTAAgctatttattttaatcaaagcCATGTCTTTTCTTAATCCATGTAGTGATGCTCGTTTTCTGTGTGTTTGGTCAATAGGTTGTATTTTTTTGGTGGTCGGGACTCTTTTCATTTTAAAAGATTCAACTctgaattttttgttttgtatctTTCGGGGTCTTATTACTGGGCAGGAATTGGATGATCCATTGATTTTGATCCACGAGAAAAAAATATCCAACTTGACTGCTGTGGTGAAAGTGCTTGAGTTGGCCTTGAAGGTACTTTTGGTTAATGCAATATCTATTTCATCTTTTGTTATTATCATTAACCAGTTTAATTGTGCATTTGCAGAAACAAAGACCTTTGTTGATAGTTTCTGAAGATGTCGAAAGTGAAGCTTTAGCAACTCTTATATTGAACAAGCTTCGAGCTGGAATAAAGGTTTATTGAgactcttttaaaaaaaatttatgaatgatttccTTCATTATAGATAATAGGTTGTTATCTAAATTCTTTTTCATGATATTGATTGGGGTATGTATATGTAGGTTTGTGCCATTAAAGCTCCTGGATTTGGAGAGAACAGGAAAGCGAGTTTGCAAGACCTTGCGGTCCTCACTGGAGGCACAGTATGCtcattttgattataatttatgtgGCATGAACACTTTCTAATGTGGTAATGCTGttcattaattattttctttattctttGTGTATCTCATAGGTTATAACCGATGAGCTTGGGATGACTCTTGAAAAAGTTGGAATTGAAATGCTCGGGTCTTGCAAGAAGGTGGAAATCTACTCATTAATGACAGTTTACTCGTGCATTTTAACTTCATAAATATCTCCTGTTTTGCCTATGAGCATATCCTTGTATATGCCTGCTAATTTTTGAGCCTTTACATGTGGATTTAGGTTACCATATCAAAGGATGATACTGTTATCCTTGACGGGGCAGGTGATAAAAAAGCTATCGAAGAACGATGTGAGCAGGTTGGGGCTCGTTCAATTTAATCTGATTTCTGTTTGGCTCCGGTTTAATATGTTTCTCAGTTGCATAGTTGCATTTTTCGCTGGCAGGTAAGATCATCAATTGAGTTGAGCACTTCTGATTATGACAAGGAGAAGCATCAGGATAGGTTAGCGAAGCTTTCCGGAGGTGTTGCTGTCTTAAAGGTCAGATTCTCTTAGCAAGAGTTTCCTTGTGCAATTATGTAACACCACTCAAATTACAGTCAAGATGAaagattgattttaatttaaattgtgACAGATTGGAGGAGCCAGCGAACTTGAGGTTGGTGAAAAGAAAGACAGAGTAACTGATGCCTTAAATGCTACAAAGGCAGCAGTTGAAGAAGGAATAGTACCTGGTGAGGTCAATGAATTAGTTTCTTATAATTCATTACTGacatattatgaatttatgagcATATATAACTTGGTGGTTATTCCTTCAGGTGGTGGTGTAGCTCTTCTTTATGCCTCGAAAGAACTTAATAACCTGCAGGCTGCCAATTTTGATCAAAAGATTGGTATTCAAATAATTCAAAGTGCTCTTAAGGTTCGTCTATATCTGAGTCCATGCGCAATATAAGTTTTTTTAATCGCAAAATAGTTATTATTCAGCTGGACATTTATAATTACTACTTAAAAGTAATTTATGTATCCTTATAACGTTTTTCAGATTATTTGTGTACTTTTAATGAATTCAATTGGTAATTGGTATCTGAAGTCGGAATTAGTTCAACTTGTAGTAAGTTTGTTGCAACCCTATTAATTATCAGAAATTATAAATGCGAGCATGTGCTGTATAGGCACCTGTGCATACAATTGCTTCCAATGCTGGAGTTGAGGGAGCTGTTGTGGTGGGTAAGCTTTTGGAGCAGGATGATCCTGATCTTGGATATGACGCTGCTAAAGGTTTCCTTTCCCCCTCAGTTTTCTGAGAAATGATATACAGCATATAGTAGTGGATTATTTGAAATGTTGATTttcctttttgtttgttttctcTGTACTTTTCTGCACTAGGCGAATATGTGGACATGGTCAAGGCTGGTATCATCGACCCATTGAAAGTCATTAGGACAGCTTTGGTAGATGCTGCAAGGTAAATTGGTTACActacagaatttttttttttctttttttcagaGTAAGAATTTACGTTTGTCTTGTGTGGCAATGTAGTGTCTCGTCTTTGTTGACTACAACTGAGGCCGTCATAGTAGAACTTCCAAGTGATGACAAGGATATTGCAGCAGCAGGTGGCATGGGAGGCATGGGTGGAATGGGCGGCATGGGTTTCTAATTATCGTTAGCCGACACATCTGTAGCTTTTCTCAGTGACGATACTTTACCTTAAATTAGAAATAGACGAGAAAACTCATATTGggtaaatatattgatattaccCCGGCCTCTTTTATTTCAATTTCCttttttgtattaatttatgattgCTTTTCGGAAAGTCGAATACTGGCACCATCATATACTGAGATCTGAGCCATTAGTGATGCTTACAAACTGCTGCCTTCTCCTGCTGGGTCAGATTAGCAGTCACCCCAATTTGTATATTTCCCCATGTACAagtttaattatcaaataaagaTTCATTTGTTCTGTTTCTTTACTGAGAAAGATGAAAGTAGAGTTTTAGCAGCGCATGTCAATAGTTTCAACATGTTGCCTCTTTTGTACCTTGTTACGCTCAAACTAAACTGCTTCTATTGTCAAACATAAGTACATTACTGGCCTATAAGCTCATGTCTGTGAAAAATTTGTGAACAGCGAAATAATAGTTCTTATTCGGTTAATACAGTTATTACTcggcaaaaaataaataaattttgctgCTCAATATGAAGTGAACAGGCACTCTTATCTCAAATATTTAATCTTGTTTATCAAAATTCTAACAATaattattacatatattatataactacagattttttttgaaattacatCAGAAGAAAGTTTATATCAATTGACATGTCTTGGTTTTAAGAATTGCTTATTTTTCCTTACCATTAGAAATTCATCACTCTTGAACATACATATGTAtgcaataataaatattatcattAATTATTTCCTCCATCATTCCAGATTAAATGACCGCAAAtttcacatatattaataaattttaaataattacatattttccatctttatatataagtattatgCCGACTTATTATAATACTAATTAAACAGATGGTACATTGGAAATGACAAATGAGAAGAGATAATTTTAGACATAATATAAATTGAATAAAGATCAACCAATTTGTGATAATTATTGTTTTACAAGAAACATGTAAATTGGAATGGGGGAGTACTAGCCACAAGCAAGAATTCTTTTTgtgatttttgaaatttaagccaaaaaaataaaatccaaaagtATGACTAACTCCTttctcatatataatataatagatacttttataattaaattacacgCTTTTGGTTATTTTCaaacaaattcaaaaatttatgtTGACGGTCAAGTAAGATATGTCGACATGTGTGATgttgataaaataaatattaacaaaatacGTAACAGGTTAAAATAATATGAGAAATAAAGAAGACTTCAATAATCTAAAGGACAAGATAAAATTTATCCTTAAATAATCCTCTCAAAGTCCTCCGAAGGACCATGATAACGTTAGCTTTAATGATAGCTCAAAATTTGTTAACACTAATGAAGGTGCTGgttcgaataaaaaaaaaggcGGCGGTAAAGAAGAGTGATACTATGACCGGAGAAGACAAAATAAATGAATGATGATCAAATTTCAAGAGTGATCTTTTTGAATCTGACGTTAATGATGGTTTTGATAGCAAAAATGGCACCCAACCCTACTCTTGATAATTAGAGAACAATATTATcctatttttattaatgatatactTACGATTGATTCCAAATTTGAGCTAGGTATACATTTTGAAGTGCAAACTTATTTAGAATAATCATAAGAAATCAATCTATATATACTAGGTAAGAATGTAGTGGAGCGCGTTGGAAATTTTAGTGTTTGAGTGAAGTTTGTAGGTGCAAAAACTGAACTACGTGTGTTGAAGATATAGACTTCTCTTGTTCAAAATAAAAACAGATAATAGGGCacccaaaaattattaaaatttcaagcAAGCACATTTAACTGCAAGACAGATTGCAGAAAGACTTGTCCATCAAAGATAAgacatatttcaaaattttatgtcTAATATGATCGATATTATTCTCTTATGTATTTAATCATTTGTgtcattatataataatgtataTGGTGGAAGTAACCAACATATAAATAATGGAAAAAATGCATGTTTAGGATTAAGTGCAAAGGATGTTCCCCCAAATCATGGGAACAATTCTCCTACCACAGGGCCTCAATGCATTTTTTGTCAAATCAGATTAGAAATTcagttgaaatatatatatagggataggatcaaataattttttttttaaattacaaacttacaaactttttttttgatttttttttattctctcattgtgttaatccttagttatagaaagtattcatgttgaaaattcttgaaaaaacatctcAATCTTTCAAAATAACgaataaataaatcgtgcattcaacacatttgtaccTGGGTTCAACATCGGAGGTAGaatactaattatcattgtgttgaatatatctataaagatgtttaaactatccctctggggtttgggtggggtctatagaaacataaatattagttactccctccgtccctttttatctgtccattttggaaaaaaaaacacataccaagaaatacttgattgtataaactttttcattaaatacctctaattaatatcttgaaaatggtggaatacccctactttatgtcttgaaaacatgaattcaaccaagttttaaataagtcaagccttgaaaattgaaattatggaaatatatttgaaaaactatcattaaattagttttgaaagtataaatggacagataaatagggacaaattttcacttccaaagtggacagataaatagggacggagggagtatataatacgtttaacttagttcctACAATTAGTTTATgcacttctccaacacaattttaatcgatgttcaacaaaatacgTTAAAAAattgttgaactcaaattatatgtgttgaacgcataaagtttgtaagtttataAGTTTGTACCAGGACccgcccctatatatatatgtatgtatgtatgtatgtatgtatgtatgcatgtatgtatatataaggaCTAAGGTAATATCTAGGTGATAGTGAATTTATACAAAGAGTGCACCTAGACCTCATACGAATCAAGCTGCCCGTGGTAACTCAGTGGAAAAAATTAGCATAAAATAAAGCCAAACACaatgaagaaaaaaaagataagcttaaactttttctttttttaacgtaggaagcCGCAGCCGCTACTCTTCGGGGCGCCCCCAGGAGGCCCCCCTTCGGGAGTTGAACCTGTGACAAAAAATATACAAGTCCCCTTTTTTAACCAGCTGAATCCTTCGGAAGTCCAACCTGTTTGCGGGCAGGTTAAACTTATATAACACAATAACAAGTTAAGTAAAGAACTATCCATGTGTAATATTTAGGCTATACAATCAACTATTCAACTTGCTAGGTGTTTAACGAACGTTTCAGAATTTAACCACAAAGGTTCActaataatgaaaaataatgGTCTAACTTGGGATACTTCAAGCAGTATTAATAACTAGCCCGACAAATTAGCTATAAAAAATCATTTCGAAAGCTGTGATCATGTTATtaacaattattttttgttGTATTATGTATTTTTACAAACAAGTATTCTTATTATAAGCATTGGATTAATTTGTTTATTACTTAATTTCAGTACAAATTAAGAAACACCAGTATAACTAAGGACTTTTGTAGGTATTCATGAAAGCtcataattttgatgatatttttaaatttaaaccaCTGATGTACTAGGTGAGCTTGAACTCATGGAAAAGATGATATGATTTGAATGAATTACTAGTAGGCATAAGGGAGATCGTGGAAGATAATATTGATGGATGAAGACCAGATCATTATTTTCTACGAGGGTGGCAAAAACTGgcacgacccgaaacccgacatgAACTCGACTCAAAAAGTATGAATTAGGGTCGGGAATTTTGTATTTCGTGTTGGATTCGGGTAGTGTAATTTTTTACTTGAAAATcttgggtcgggttcgggttgaacCGGagtacccgaacccgacccaataatatttatatatataatatattatgttaattatatatatatatatatatatatatatatatttatattacaaaagtACATACAttaatgatattatttatgtatttttaataaatataattttttaatcgagataattaatttttaatacattTCGGGTCAAAACGggtcattttaatcatatatatatatatatatatatatatatatatatatatatatatatccaccaTGACATATTTTAATCTCCCATTCGAAATCTATTTGTGATAACTCGAACTTATTCTCACGTCGTCATTAATTTTTGGATCGCAGTATACAATTTGCACCACATGTCAAACAAcatgtatataaaattaattttttgaataataaatacatagatcataaaagttgaaaataatgGTTACATGAAATATAATTCGTGTATCGTAAAAACTTTTGACTTCGTGATATCAAATGAAATAGAGCAACaccaaatcatatattaattagtaTTATAAAACAACACGGAATTATTACGAATGCACTTTTCattgtaaaaattaataaaatttcatgtttgatcttgataaaattatttggaacaataaaattatatataataaactaatcaaaaagcaatttattttatatttatctttatatagttgaaatatatattaaattgcaaccaactcatatataatataaaattaacgatttttctagtgtgtgtccatggAATATGTTAAGAGCTAACTccatttgattggtgtggttttATATGCCGCGGGTCCaccaatattattaaaaaaaagaaaccaatcaaaatgagtaaaaatatagAATTTGGCATGGGCACACGGtagaaaatcataaaaaattactaATTAATTAGGAAGTTTCTAGAGAGTCTATTATTACCACACTCATGCTATATATATTGTGTCAATActctctctcaaactcattcatCATTTTGTTTTCCTTATATCTCTTTCATCCTTCTTGCTACAGTTTTTTCAATAGCAATATTTTGTAAGTATTAATACTTTCTTAGCTCACTTTTCTATAGTTACACATAGAGAcacaaaaatatttgttatacaTTACATTTAGATTTATATATGATGTCTtatgtaataaaaaaatgttacctcgacattatttttattttatatatgatgtgtTGTCTAATAATAAATTGTTATTTCTCAGGAACAATGtcgaagaaaattttaaatggtATCGATGAAGAAGCATGGTGGGTAAATGATCAAGAGTTTCTCAATTTTTTGTCTGGCCTAGATGAAGGCGAAAATTCACTATTCGGTCCCAATACACAACCACCGACCGAGTCTCAAAATTCTTTGTCAAAATTTTGGTCTGGTTTAGATCAAGGCGAAAATTCACTCATCGGTCCCAACACACAACTACCGACCGAGTCTCAAAACTCTTTGTTGAATCAACAAATGTTTTCAGTAATTTTCTTTCCGATCTTTAAAGTATTTAGTGGTAGAATGTagacaattattttgttttgagtAAAATGCaaataacatgaaaaaaaataaattcaaactaACACCCAGAGAAATATGGATTTTGGTGCAGTCTATGCAGCCACAACATGCTCCAGTGTACTCCCCCTCGCTGCCGCAACCACGACAAATTAGACCAACAGCACCGGTGTTTCCTTTATTCATGAGTCCACCGGTGCATCACCAACTGCCACCACCATCACCACCGATTGCACCACTACAGTATTCGGTGCTGCACTACCCTCCACAAGTGCAGCACCGACAGAGTGCACCACATGTACCTGTGTTTGGTGCATCCAGATGTATTAGTCCCCCAAGCAACTACAATCCCCCACCATCATCTCAGCCACCATCACAGATGATACAAGAACAATCATCACACACAATCTCTGCGGTACCTCCAAGTAAGGGGAAAAGGCCAGCACAAGAAGATTCTGGTAGTGGCATAACAAAAAAGGTTTgccttttttgtttgtttgtttattttggTCATTGATTTGTTTGACTTTTGCAaaggaatatttttttaacgtgGGTCCGAGGTACAAATATTTAAGAGCGGGACTTTTGGAATATAATCTGGTATCTAAGTGGGCCCGaatgaataattatttaatcttgaaaagtataatttatatatataattattgactTAAGTTGTATATGAATCTTAAATTCTTATTCATATTGATACTTTTACTTCTTTTATAGGGACGTCTGACCAAAAAGACATGGGAGCAGATCGATATTTTGCGGGAGATCGTACCTCATGCTTCACAGGTTTAAAATGAATTGgaagcaaaatatatattaattttctatCATGACATTATCTATATCATATACTAATGAATGCTTGCTAAATTTAAATGAGGGTACAACgatattgaaaatcaaattattttgacttaaatataaaatacaaaattaatatataataatacaaaacCACCTCGTATCAAAATATGTATGCTtatattttgtgttttgtttatttttaatcttttacaGCAAGATCCAGCTTCAACTCTTGCTGACGTGGCTGACTATGTAATCTACCTGAAGGAAAGAGTTGATCAACTTAGTAAAAAAGGATCAGTGGTATAGACATAATATAGATAATTTAATAGCTATACATCTAATTAGtgttgatattttaaaattgtcgtTGATATAATTAGCAATCTCATTTGATAAATGGAATGCAGTCTCAGACAACCGCTGCACAATATGAGAGGCCAGATAGTCCGATATCTGGACTAGCTGCACCAAATCAGACGCGGATTACTCATGAAGGAACAACTATGAGCAGCTCTCATGTTAATCACCAGGCCGTTGATGTGACTGGGGTGCCGGAGACCACTCAAGAGAGTTTCACATTTGGGACAACCATCCATGGAAATCTCTCATTTGATACTCatccttttttttaattgtcTAACTAGTACCATAAAAATATTGGATATCCTCTATCATCATCAGACATCcggattataaaaattatactagTGTAATTTTAagctgttttttttgttttgtatgtcATTTGGGCAAAACTTTGAATACATTTCATTTTTTTCTAgcttaatgatatatatatcttttagtactacttctgaaattttttgcaaacatataaatattatggcTAAAAAGAGTTTTACCATGCGGGGCCAGTATTATAAAAATCCCCGATCTAATCAATATATCCTCTACAAGGTGGATTCGATTTTTGGAATCCGATTACTCCTTAAAAAATTTTCtcaatagaaatatatataataaattattaaatttgaatactaaatattaatttaaatatgaacaattatagaatttatgatataataaatatatttgtttttaaataacgaatataataataactaaatattaaaaacaatattttaatattagaatacaatcgattttcactccgattgATCCCCGATTCCCGATTAAtactgaatcggtagctcaccCGATTCTGGTAGTGgcataaaaaaaagttttttatttattttattcttttattctcTGGTTATTGATTTGGACTTTTCCAaaggaatatttttttaatttgggtcTGAGCTGGTACAAATATTTAACAGCTAGACTTTTGGAATATAATCAGTATCTAAATGGGCCCGaatgaataattatttaatcttgaaaagtataatttataaatataattattgactTAAGCTGTATTTGAATCTTAAATTCTTATTCATATTGACGTTTTTACTTCTTTTACGGGGGATGTATGACAAAAAAGACGTGGGAGCAGATAGATATTTTGCGGGAGATCGTACCGCATGCTTCAAAGGTTTAAAATGAATTGAAagaaagatatatattaattttctatCATGACAATATCTATATCACACACTAATAAATGTTTGCTACATTTAAATGAGAGTACAACCATAttgaaatcaaattatttttacttaaatataaaatacaaaataatatataataatacaaaacCACCTAGTACCACAATATGTATGCTTATATTTcgtattttgtttatttttaaacttttacagTAAGATCCAGCTTCAACTCTTGCTGACGTGGCTGACTATGTAATCTACCTGAAGGAAAGAGTTGATCAACTCAGTAAAAAAGGATCAGTGGTATAGACATAATATAGATAATTTAATAGTTATACATTTAATTAGtgttgat of Daucus carota subsp. sativus chromosome 3, DH1 v3.0, whole genome shotgun sequence contains these proteins:
- the LOC108215247 gene encoding chaperonin CPN60-2, mitochondrial; translated protein: MYRFATKLASKSLIAKNANQQFASRLAWSRNYAAKDIKFGVEARAMMLRGVEELADAVKVTMGPKGRNVVLEQSYGAPKVTKDGVTVAKSIEFKDRVKNVGASLVKQVANATNDVAGDGTTCATILTRAIYSEGCKSVAAGMNAMDLRRGINMAVDAVVTNLKSRARMISTSEEIAQVGTISANGDREIGELIAKAMEKVGKEGVITIADGKTLYNELEVVEGMKLDRGYISPYFVTNPKNQKCELDDPLILIHEKKISNLTAVVKVLELALKKQRPLLIVSEDVESEALATLILNKLRAGIKVCAIKAPGFGENRKASLQDLAVLTGGTVITDELGMTLEKVGIEMLGSCKKVTISKDDTVILDGAGDKKAIEERCEQVRSSIELSTSDYDKEKHQDRLAKLSGGVAVLKIGGASELEVGEKKDRVTDALNATKAAVEEGIVPGGGVALLYASKELNNLQAANFDQKIGIQIIQSALKAPVHTIASNAGVEGAVVVGKLLEQDDPDLGYDAAKGEYVDMVKAGIIDPLKVIRTALVDAASVSSLLTTTEAVIVELPSDDKDIAAAGGMGGMGGMGGMGF